Below is a window of Synechococcus sp. RSCCF101 DNA.
CAGAACCTCGGCGTAGGGCTTGCCATCCCGGGTCTCCAGCAGAACGGTGGCCTGATCGCCCACCGCCAGACGATTGCCGCCGGGAAGGCTGGCGATCACCGGCACATGCTCGGTTTCGCTGTAGAAGATGGAATGGCTGGCGGAGGTGAAGGGCTTGATCTCCGCCGAGGCGATCTGTTCCGGCGACTGGACCTTGATGTTCAGGTTGTAGGGAACATCGGCGAACGGTGACCCCCGCAGCGTCGCGAACAGGGCGAACAGGATGGGCATCTGTACCAGCAGGGGCAGGCAGCCGGCCAGCGGACTACCGAACTCCTTCATCAGCTTGCCGAGCTCTTCCTGCTGCTTCTGTGGGTTGTTGGCGAAGCGGCTCTTGATCTCCGCCTGGCGCTGTTGCATCACTGGCTGGGCGATGCGCATCCGCCGGGCGCTGCGGATCGATCCGGCGCTCAGCGGGAAGAGCGCCAGGCGGATCACCACCGTCAGCGCGATGATCGCCAGCCCGTAGCTGGGCACCAATCCATAGAAGAAATCCAGGATGGGCAGCAGCAGGTTGTCCGAGATGAAGCCGATCACGGCGGAGTCAGTGGTGGGGGTGAGGGAGCCGCTTCAGTGTGCCCGAGCGGAGTGAGGGATGTGGCCGCCGGGGCTGGCCCGGCGGTGCGGTTCAGGCGGCGAAGCCCTGGGGGGACGCCTCTGGCCGGCTCGATGAGGAGCCGCGGGCCTGCATGCGCTCAAGGATGTAGGCCTCGGTCTCGCGGAAGCGGGGCACGGAGCGCATCTCCAGCTTGGTGCCGTCGCGCAGAACCAGAACCATGTCCCCCCAGGCCCCGAGGCCGCGCGGCACGCTGCGCACCTCCCTGATCTGGCTGTAGGCGACCTGGGAGCGGTCGCGTCCCCGCCAGCCTCCGGTCACGGAGACACGGCGACTGGTGATACGGAAGCGCAGCCAGAGGGCGCGCACCGCGGCGCCCACCGCGAAGGGAAGCCCGATCACGGTGAGCCCGAAGATCAGGTTCACGATCAGGTCACCCCGGGCCGGGCCCCCCTCGTAGAAGACGGTCTCCGAGCCGGACCCGGCGGGACCCGCAGCCGTGGTGTTCTGTTCCGTCATGCCGTCACCCCCTCATCCAGTAGCAGTCGCTCACATTCTTCCAGCAGGTCCGCAGCCGCCGCATCCCGGCAGCCGGGTTTGAGGCTCAGCATCAGCCAGCGGCCATCGCTTTGAACCTCCCTCCCGATCAGGCGGCTGCTGAGCCATTGGTGAAGCAGACGTCTCAGCCGGTTGCGGTGCACGGAGCCCTTGCAGGCCTTGCCGCTGATCACCACAGCGCAGCGCCAGGCGCTCGTGGGAGCGGCTCTGAGCTCGCCCTTCAGGCCGCTGGGCCGGGCCGACACCGTTCTGAGGGTCATGAAGCGGCCCTGCCGGACCCGCCCGCGGCGGTAGAGGCGATCGAAGCAGCGTCGGCCCCGCAGGCGCAGCGACGGTGGCAGGGCCACAGTGCGGATCGATCCCGGATCAGACGGCCAGTCGGGCCCGTCCGCGGCGGCGGCGGGAACGGATCACGCGCCGGCCGGTGTGGGTGCGCATGCGAACCCTGAAGCCCGAGACGCGTTTGCGCTTGCGACTGGTCCCCCGAGGGTGCGCTTGGTCATGGTCTGCGGTGCCTCACGTCAGCGTCGAATCGATGATGGTATCAGCGGCTGCCTCAGGGATCGATCTGGATCAGCCAGCTGCCGAGATAGCCCGCCATCGGCACATCACCGGGCGCCTGGGCGAGGGCATTGAACTGGAACATGCCGCTGTCGCTGGGGTTGAAGATGCGCATCACGATCCCGATGGTCCCCTCGTCCGGGATGGGAGTCTCCGGGAACATCTCGATCGCCGAACCCGATTCATTCACCTCGAACACGGCCGGGAGTTCCTCCAGGCAGCGGGTGCGGGAGAGCATGCCGCCCAGCTGCATCCTGCAGAGCTTGAGATTTTCCGGATCGATCTTGGCGTCGAAGTAGTCGGGCACCGTCACGGTGAGCTTGAGAATCGCCGTCTTGCGATCCTTCTCCTTGAGCACCAGGTAGTAATCGGCCCGATCCCGCCGATTGGTCGAAGTGGAGAAGTAGTAGAGCTTGCGGTAGTCGCGGTTGTTGTCCCAGCGGAATTCGAACAGGCTCGGCGTGCCCTGGGCCAGGGCGGCGGGAGCGGTGATCGGAGCGACCGTGGCCAGGCCCAGGGCACCCAGACCGAGGGCGAGCCGGCGCCACCAGCTGGAGGGGGAGCGATGACGGTGAAGGCTGGAGCGCATGGTGTCGGTGGTGGAGGGCGGTGGAGCGGGGCCTGAGAATTGGTTCCCGTGATTCTCAGGGAGACCCGGGCGGGTCAGGTCGGCCGCGTGGGCGGCGCCTGAGCTGTCAGTTGTGACCGGATCTGTCCGGTCGCAGTCGCATCGCCTCCCGCAGATAGGGATGGTGGGGCTGCCGCTGCGGCTCCATCCAGACGTGGGCCAGCAGGCGGATGCAGCGCGGCAGGTCGCCCGCCACGGTCATCTGCTGGCAGTCGAGCAGGGCCACCTCGTTCCATCCCGCCCAGCGGCGGGCAACCGCGGCCGGGAAGCAGGCATCCAGATCGGCGGTGACACTGAAGGTCACTGACACGACGCGGGGTCCCTCCAGACCGTTGCTCTCGATCAGGGCCGCCAGCAGCTCCTGCACGGCGGCGGCGATCGAGGCGCTGCTGTTCTCCTCGGCTGTGGTCGCGCCGCGAAGGGCCCGCAGCCGCAGGGGCTCCGTCATGGCCTGTAGAGCCACAGAACCTGCCCGCTCCAGGCGAGATCCAGGCTGAGGCTGCCCTGCAGATCCGTCAGCAGGCTCCGGCCCGGAATCAGCCCGGCGAAGCGACGCTTCTGCTTGCCGAAGGTGATCGGGCGGGTGTCGTCCTCATCGAGGCCAGCCAGGCGGGCCGCAAGCCGGCGGGCATGGTCCTCATCGCCCAGTTCGTCCACCAGGCCCAGCTCCAGGGCCTGGGCACCGCTGAACACCCGGCCGTCGGCGAAGGCCCGCACCGCCTCAGCACTGAGACCGCGCCCCTCGGCCACCGCGCTCACGAACTGGTCGTAGCTGCTGTCGATCAGCTCCTGCAGCAGGCGCCGCTCGTCATCCGTCAGGGCCCGGTCCGGCGACAGGATGTCCTTGTAGAGGCCGCTCTTGACCGTTTCGAAGCGGATGCCGACCCGCTCCAGCAGCCGGGAGAGGTTGTTGCCGCGAAGGATCACGCCGATCGACCCGGTGATCGTGCCCGGATTGGCGACCACCTTCTCGGCGGCCACGCCCACGTAGACGCCACCGGAGGCGGAGATGTTGCCGAAGTGAGCGACCACATGGCAGCCCTTCTTCCGCAATCGAAGGATGGCGGCGTGGATCTCCTGGCTGTCGCCCACCGTTCCGCCCGGGCTGTCCACCCGCAGCAGCAGGGCGGGGCACTCGCGCTCCTCCACCTGCCGCAGGGCCTTGAGCACCCGATCGCGTGTGCCAGCGGCGATCGGACCCTCCACGCAGATGCGCGCCATGCGACGGCGGCTCTTGCGACGCCAGGGCCAGACCATCTGCTTCTGTCGGGGGGCCGATCCTAGAAAGGGGCGCCACGAGGCCCTCACGGCAGCCCGTCCGATGCCGGCACCGCTGATCTGGATGCTGATGGTGCTGCCGTTCGTCCTCTGGGGAACGGCCATGGCGGCGATGGCCCCTCTGGTCAGCAGCGGTGGCCCCTGGCTGGTGGCGGGGCTGCGCCTGTTTCCGGCCGGCCTGCTGCTTCTGCTGACCCTGCCGCTGCTCGGGCGCTCCTGGCGGCTGGACCCGCGCGATCTGGGGTGGTGCCTGGCCTTCACCGTGGTGGACGCCACCCTGTTCCAGGGACTGCTGGCCCAGGGACTCCGCTTCACCGGAGCCGGACTGGGCTCGGTTCTGATCGACTCCCAGCCCCTGATGGTGGCGCTGCTGGCCCGCCTGCTGTTCGCCGATCCGATCAATCCGGTCGGCTGGTTCGGTTTGTCTCTCGGGCTGGTCGCCATCGCCTGTCTCGGGCTGCCGGCGCCGGTTCTGCAGGAGTGGTGGCTGCAGGGACCAAGCGCCGGTTTTCTGACCGCCGGAGCCGGCGGCACGCTGCTGATGCTTGGGGCCGCGCTGGCCATGGCCAGCGGAACCGTGCTCAGCCGCTATGCCTGCCGCCACAGCGATCCGGTGGCGGTCACGGCCTGGCACATGCTCGCGGGCTCACTGCCCCTGCTGCTGGCCCATGTCCTGACCGTCGGTCCGCCCGCGCAGACGGCATCGACGCTGCTCCCCCCCTGGGGACCGGCGGAATGGGGACTGATGGCCTACGCCAGCCTGTTCGGCGGGGCCATCGCCTACGGACTGTTCTTCTGGTTCGCCGGGCGCGGCAGCCTCACCAGCTTCACCTCGCTCACCTTTCTCACGCCCGTCTTCGCCCTGATCTGCGGCGTGCTGCTGCTCGGTGAGCGCCTGCACCCGCTGCAGTGGCTCGGTGTGCTCCTGGCCCTGCTGTCCGTGCTGCTGATTCACCAGCGGGCCCGCCTCTGGTCGGGGGGCACCGCGGGCGGGACCCGGCCTGCCGAGGTGGCCCTGAGCGGCGCGGCGTCACAACCCGAGGAGGCGCTGCAGCCGTGACCCTCAGGCTCCTGGTCGTGAGCACCCCCACCGGCGCCATCGGTTCGGGAGCCGGCGGAGGGGTGGAGCTGACCCTGGTGTCACTGGTGGCCGGTCTGCTGGAGCGCGGGCATGCCGTCACGGTGCTGGCGCCGGAGGGGTCACGGCTGCCGCCCTGCTGTGCCGGGGCCGCCCTGGAGCTCTGTGCCGGCGCTCTCCAGCCCAGCTGGCAGCACCGGCAGCGGGATGAACCGGTGACCATGCCCCACGGCGCGGTGCTCGCCGGCCTGTGGGATCGCGCCCTCCAGCGCGCGGACGGCATGGACCGGGTGCTCAACCTCGCCTACGACTGGCTGCCCTTCTGGCTCACGCCCCATCTGCGCACACCCCTGCACCATCTGGTGAGCATGGGCTCGGTCTCCGAGGCGATGGATGCGGCGATCGAGACCGTCGCGCGCCGGGACCTCTCGCGGCTGGCCTTTCACACCCGCAGCCAGGCGGCCGACTTTCAACTTCCGGGAGTTCCGACGGTGCTGGGGAACGGCTTCGACCTCAGCGCCTACAGCCTCACCGAGCAGCCCGATCCCGTGCTGGGCTGGGTGGGACGCATCGCTCCGGAGAAGGGCCTGGAGGATGCCGCCCGGGCTGCGGCGCTCGCCGGCCTGCCCCTGCGCATCTGGGGCCGGCTCGAGGACACCGCCTACGCCGCGGCGGTGGAGGCCTCCGTGCCTGCCGGCACCCTCGAGTGGGGCGGCTTCCTGCCCACGGAGCTCCTCCAGGCCCGACTGGGCCGCTGCCTGGCGCTGCTGAACACCCCCAAGTGGAACGAGGCCTTCGGCAACGTGGTGGTGGAGGCCATGGCCTGCGGCGTGCCGGTCATCGCCTACGACCGCGGCGGGCCCGGAGAGCTGGTCCAACCCGGTGAGAATGGACTCCTGGTGGCTGCCGATGACGTTCCCGCCATGGCCCAGGCCGTTGCGACGGTCGGACAGCTGGATCGGGCTGGCGTGCGGCGCTGGGCGGAACGGCACTGCTCCCGGGAGGCCTTCGCCGAACGGGTCGAGGGCTGGCTGCTCGGCCGGGGGGTGGCGATAGGGTCGCCGCTCTGAATCCGCCGCCGTGCCCCCAGCGCGCCCCAGCCGCTCCGGACGCCCCTGGGTGCTGCCCCTGACCATCGCGCTCGGCCTGCTGCTGTTCGTGGCCGCCCTCGGGGGCAGCGGACTCGTGGATGAGACCCCACCCCTCTTCGCCGCCGCCGGCCGGGCCATGGCCGAGACCGGTGACTGGCTCACCCCGCGGGTGAACGGCCTGCCCCGATACGACAAGCCTCCGCTGGTGTACTGGCTGATGGCCTCCGGCTACGCCCTGCCGGCACGGGCCTTCTGGGATCCCCTCGGCACCTGGGCCGCTCGGCTGCCATCGGCCCTGTCCACCGTGCTGCTGATGGCCGTCATCGCGGCCGTTCTGCAGCGATGGCCCCAGGGCCGGGCCCGTCATCCCGCCCGCACGGCCCTGGCCGCGGCCCTGGCCTTCGCCCTCTCGCCGCTGGTGCTCCTCTGGGGCCGGATCGCGGTCAGTGACGCCCTGCTCAGCAGCATGCTCGGCGTCAGCCTGCTGCTGTTCTGGCAGTCCTATGTGGAATCGGGTCGCCGGTTCTGGCTGCCCTGGCTGGTGCTTGGCCTGGCGGTGCTCACCAAGGGGCCGGTGGCCCTTGTGCTCGCCGGCATGACCCTGCTCGCCTTCGGCCTGGTGCAACGGGATCTGCCGACCCTCTGGCGGCAGCTGCGCCCCTGGCGCGGGCTGCTGATCACCGCTCTGGTGGCCCTGCCCTGGTACGTGGCCGAGCTGGCGGTGGAGGGTCAGCCCTTCTGGGACAGCTTCTTCGGCTACCACAACTTCCAGCGCCTGACTCAGGTGGTCAACGACCATCGCCAGCCCTGGTGGTTCTTCCTGCCGGTGGCGGTGATCGCCAGCCTGCCGTTCACGCCGCTGCTTGTGCACGGCCTGATCACCTCCCTGAAGCCCCTCTGGGCTCCGGCGCTGCGCTCCCCGCCCAGGCGCTCCCTGGGAACCTTCGCCGCCTGCTGGCTGCTGGCTGTGTTCGTGCTGTTCACCGCTGCGGCCACCAAACTGCCCAGTTACTGGCTGCCGGCCACACCCGCGGCCGGTCTGCTCATCGCCCTCTCGGCCCAGGACCTGGGAACCGGGCGCCTGAAGCCCGCGCTGGCGACGGCCTGGCTTGCGAGCTTCGGACTGCTGCTGGCGCTCAGCGGGGTGCTCTGGGCCTCTCCGCGCTGGGTGCCGCTGATCCAGGACCCGGAGATGCCCCAGCTGCCGGCGGAGCTGATGGCCAGCGGCTATGTGCTGCGGGCGGCCGTGTGTTTCAGCGTGGCGTCGGCGCTGGCGCTGGCGCTGGCTCTGCGCCCCCGCTCGGGCGGGCTGCTGGCCGTGCAGGGGGCGCTCGTGGCGTTTCAGGTCACGGCGCTGATGCCGATGTGGCTGCTCGGTGACCGGGTCCGTCAGCTGCCGGTGCGGGTCATGGCCACGGAGGTGGAGCGTCACATCCGTCCGGGTGAGCCCCTGGCGATGGTGGGGATCATGAAGCCCTCGCTTCACTTCTACAGCCGCCGACCGGTGACCTTCGAGGGCCGCTCGGCCGGAGCCCTGGCCAACCTGAGCGACCGGCTGCACCGGGAGCGGCGCCGCGGGCTGGAACCCAGCTCACCGGAGGAGCAGCCGACGGTGCTGATGGTGATCGATGCCGGCACCGCCGACCAGCAGCACTGGCGTGATCTCGGCGCCGAGCCCCTGGCCAGCGAGGGGCTCTACCGGCTCTGGCGGCTGCCGCGCACGGCCCTCGATGAGCGGGCCGCGGACCTGCTCGGCTCCGGTGCCGTGACCCTGACCTGGAACCTGCCGAAGGACGAGCGCTATTGAGGCGGCCGGCCCGGTGCGCCGCCGCCCCGGTCCGTCCCGGCCAGCTGCCGGCGCCGGCAGAAGCCGCAGTGCCCCCATCGGGCCAGCTCGCCGGCCGGGGCGGGACTGCCGCAGAGGGGGCAGGTCTCCATCCCATGCACATCGACCCGGCTGGGATGCCGCTGCCACTGCTCGGACTCCTCGCGGCTGTGGGAGCCGGGGGCGGCCAGAGGTCCGGCCTGGACGATGCGGATCTCCCGCACCCGGTGGCCGGCGGCCATGAGCACGCCGAGCAGCCGATGGCGGCTGTAGAGGAGAGCCTGTCGCCACTGGGGCTGCTGGGCTCCCACCGTCAGCACGCTACCTCGGAGGGCGAGGGGGCGGCAGTGGGGAGCCAGCTGCTCCCCCACCAGACGGGGCCAGTTCTGCGCCATGGCGGCCAGATGCCCCTCCCGTTGCCACTGCCGCTGCAGACCGTCCAGGCATGCGGCCACGGCCTGGGGCGGAGCGGGCGGGCGGGGGCGGAGAAAGGTCGGGCCGACCAGGGGTCCCTCCGATGGGTCAGGGGCAGGCGGTGGCGTGGGCCTGGGGGGCAGCCACAGGTAACCACTCTGACCCTGCCCGTGCCTCCCGGGAGAATCCGGATCCGCTCGCTAGGCTCCCGCCATCGAGACACCGCCTGCCTGCCATGGGCTTCTTCGACCGTCTGAGCCGGCTGCTGCGCGCCAATCTCAACGACATGGTCAGCAAGGCCGAGGACCCCGCCAAGATCCTCGACCAGTCGGTCGCCGACATGCAGGACGACCTGGTGAAGCTGCGCCAGGCCGTGGCCACCGCCATCGCCAGCCAGAAGCGGATCGAGAATCAGGCCAAACAGGCCGAGAGCACCGCCGGCAAGTGGTACGAACGGGCTGAGCTGGCCCTCCAGAAAGGAGAGGACGACCTGGCCCGCGAAGCCCTGAGCCGCCGCAAGACCTACCAGGAGACGGCCACGGCCCTCAACGCTCAGCTCAGCAGCCAGGCGGGCCAGGTCGACACGCTCAAGAAGAGCCTGACGGCGCTCGAGGGCAAGATCGCCGAGGCCAAGACCAAGAAGGACATGCTCAAGGCCCGCGCCCAGGCGGCCAAGGCCCAGGAGCAGCTCCAGAGCGCGGTGGGCAGCCTCGGCACCAACTCCGCCATGGCGGCGTTCGAGCGGATGCAGGAGAAGGTGGAGTCGATGGAGGCCTCGAGCCAGGCCGCTGCCGAGCTGGCCGGTGCGGACCTCGAATCCCAGTTCGCCGCCCTTGAGTCGGGCAGCGATGTGGATGACGAGCTCGCCGCTCTCCGCCTGCGCATGGACGGCGGAGCCGCCGCCACCTCCCTGCCCTCCGGGAGCGACAGCGAGGCCCCCAGGCTGGAGCCGGCCAAGGCGGCCGAGGTGGATGCCGAGCTCGAGGAGCTCAAGCGCTCG
It encodes the following:
- the sppA gene encoding signal peptide peptidase SppA, encoding MVWPWRRKSRRRMARICVEGPIAAGTRDRVLKALRQVEERECPALLLRVDSPGGTVGDSQEIHAAILRLRKKGCHVVAHFGNISASGGVYVGVAAEKVVANPGTITGSIGVILRGNNLSRLLERVGIRFETVKSGLYKDILSPDRALTDDERRLLQELIDSSYDQFVSAVAEGRGLSAEAVRAFADGRVFSGAQALELGLVDELGDEDHARRLAARLAGLDEDDTRPITFGKQKRRFAGLIPGRSLLTDLQGSLSLDLAWSGQVLWLYRP
- a CDS encoding PH domain-containing protein → MTEQNTTAAGPAGSGSETVFYEGGPARGDLIVNLIFGLTVIGLPFAVGAAVRALWLRFRITSRRVSVTGGWRGRDRSQVAYSQIREVRSVPRGLGAWGDMVLVLRDGTKLEMRSVPRFRETEAYILERMQARGSSSSRPEASPQGFAA
- the aroH gene encoding chorismate mutase, translated to MTEPLRLRALRGATTAEENSSASIAAAVQELLAALIESNGLEGPRVVSVTFSVTADLDACFPAAVARRWAGWNEVALLDCQQMTVAGDLPRCIRLLAHVWMEPQRQPHHPYLREAMRLRPDRSGHN
- a CDS encoding DUF2808 domain-containing protein; translated protein: MRSSLHRHRSPSSWWRRLALGLGALGLATVAPITAPAALAQGTPSLFEFRWDNNRDYRKLYYFSTSTNRRDRADYYLVLKEKDRKTAILKLTVTVPDYFDAKIDPENLKLCRMQLGGMLSRTRCLEELPAVFEVNESGSAIEMFPETPIPDEGTIGIVMRIFNPSDSGMFQFNALAQAPGDVPMAGYLGSWLIQIDP
- a CDS encoding DMT family transporter; this encodes MPAPLIWMLMVLPFVLWGTAMAAMAPLVSSGGPWLVAGLRLFPAGLLLLLTLPLLGRSWRLDPRDLGWCLAFTVVDATLFQGLLAQGLRFTGAGLGSVLIDSQPLMVALLARLLFADPINPVGWFGLSLGLVAIACLGLPAPVLQEWWLQGPSAGFLTAGAGGTLLMLGAALAMASGTVLSRYACRHSDPVAVTAWHMLAGSLPLLLAHVLTVGPPAQTASTLLPPWGPAEWGLMAYASLFGGAIAYGLFFWFAGRGSLTSFTSLTFLTPVFALICGVLLLGERLHPLQWLGVLLALLSVLLIHQRARLWSGGTAGGTRPAEVALSGAASQPEEALQP
- a CDS encoding glycosyltransferase family 39 protein, which produces MPPARPSRSGRPWVLPLTIALGLLLFVAALGGSGLVDETPPLFAAAGRAMAETGDWLTPRVNGLPRYDKPPLVYWLMASGYALPARAFWDPLGTWAARLPSALSTVLLMAVIAAVLQRWPQGRARHPARTALAAALAFALSPLVLLWGRIAVSDALLSSMLGVSLLLFWQSYVESGRRFWLPWLVLGLAVLTKGPVALVLAGMTLLAFGLVQRDLPTLWRQLRPWRGLLITALVALPWYVAELAVEGQPFWDSFFGYHNFQRLTQVVNDHRQPWWFFLPVAVIASLPFTPLLVHGLITSLKPLWAPALRSPPRRSLGTFAACWLLAVFVLFTAAATKLPSYWLPATPAAGLLIALSAQDLGTGRLKPALATAWLASFGLLLALSGVLWASPRWVPLIQDPEMPQLPAELMASGYVLRAAVCFSVASALALALALRPRSGGLLAVQGALVAFQVTALMPMWLLGDRVRQLPVRVMATEVERHIRPGEPLAMVGIMKPSLHFYSRRPVTFEGRSAGALANLSDRLHRERRRGLEPSSPEEQPTVLMVIDAGTADQQHWRDLGAEPLASEGLYRLWRLPRTALDERAADLLGSGAVTLTWNLPKDERY
- a CDS encoding PspA/IM30 family protein, producing the protein MGFFDRLSRLLRANLNDMVSKAEDPAKILDQSVADMQDDLVKLRQAVATAIASQKRIENQAKQAESTAGKWYERAELALQKGEDDLAREALSRRKTYQETATALNAQLSSQAGQVDTLKKSLTALEGKIAEAKTKKDMLKARAQAAKAQEQLQSAVGSLGTNSAMAAFERMQEKVESMEASSQAAAELAGADLESQFAALESGSDVDDELAALRLRMDGGAAATSLPSGSDSEAPRLEPAKAAEVDAELEELKRSIDKL
- a CDS encoding glycosyltransferase, translated to MTLRLLVVSTPTGAIGSGAGGGVELTLVSLVAGLLERGHAVTVLAPEGSRLPPCCAGAALELCAGALQPSWQHRQRDEPVTMPHGAVLAGLWDRALQRADGMDRVLNLAYDWLPFWLTPHLRTPLHHLVSMGSVSEAMDAAIETVARRDLSRLAFHTRSQAADFQLPGVPTVLGNGFDLSAYSLTEQPDPVLGWVGRIAPEKGLEDAARAAALAGLPLRIWGRLEDTAYAAAVEASVPAGTLEWGGFLPTELLQARLGRCLALLNTPKWNEAFGNVVVEAMACGVPVIAYDRGGPGELVQPGENGLLVAADDVPAMAQAVATVGQLDRAGVRRWAERHCSREAFAERVEGWLLGRGVAIGSPL
- a CDS encoding ribonuclease P protein component encodes the protein MALPPSLRLRGRRCFDRLYRRGRVRQGRFMTLRTVSARPSGLKGELRAAPTSAWRCAVVISGKACKGSVHRNRLRRLLHQWLSSRLIGREVQSDGRWLMLSLKPGCRDAAAADLLEECERLLLDEGVTA
- the yidC gene encoding membrane protein insertase YidC — encoded protein: MIGFISDNLLLPILDFFYGLVPSYGLAIIALTVVIRLALFPLSAGSIRSARRMRIAQPVMQQRQAEIKSRFANNPQKQQEELGKLMKEFGSPLAGCLPLLVQMPILFALFATLRGSPFADVPYNLNIKVQSPEQIASAEIKPFTSASHSIFYSETEHVPVIASLPGGNRLAVGDQATVLLETRDGKPYAEVLSKASRPEGLSPSWSVSRGEDVVSVSDDGTITALATGDATVDVTIPGLAARSGFLFIRALGQVGFYTDGAINWDIAILVGGFGLTLFVSQLLSGLGMPANPQQSTANKITPVMITGMFLFFPLPAGVLLYMVIANIFQALQTFLLTREALPDNLQAILDKQLAQQATPATAGAGVGMSDTRLPFEPKGRK
- a CDS encoding DUF721 domain-containing protein, translated to MAACLDGLQRQWQREGHLAAMAQNWPRLVGEQLAPHCRPLALRGSVLTVGAQQPQWRQALLYSRHRLLGVLMAAGHRVREIRIVQAGPLAAPGSHSREESEQWQRHPSRVDVHGMETCPLCGSPAPAGELARWGHCGFCRRRQLAGTDRGGGAPGRPPQ